The following coding sequences are from one uncultured Desulfobacter sp. window:
- a CDS encoding protein FlhF: MDKKIFRAPNIQAALAGVKEELGPDAMILSTRKVPKSPKDPYGKTMFEVEAAMPSSEDAPPQTPVPQDVDALKSDLSEIKDILSVAGFGSGMHAILCNHFESVGVLASLLRCGISERLAADIVQRASADLTKDLDKVSQMKALKKNVMELCLDQFRTKDFFTRQNASELPQVAAFVGPTGVGKTTTIAKLAAFLSFTRKMKVGLVSIDNYRIGAFEQLKAYAGIMGLVCIPAFSRKDLARALERMKAMDMVLIDTAGHSHYDKEKIDEILELIRNDFQISVHLTLSVTSELINMKEAASAFSVFNPDTYVFTKTDETKRCGKILDQVAGHDLPISLVTNGQKVPEDLIIPDNHELLKIILKQEPKGD, from the coding sequence ATGGATAAAAAAATTTTCAGAGCGCCAAATATCCAGGCGGCCCTTGCCGGCGTCAAGGAGGAACTGGGACCCGATGCCATGATCCTTTCCACCCGAAAGGTGCCCAAATCACCCAAAGATCCCTACGGTAAAACCATGTTCGAGGTTGAGGCCGCCATGCCGTCATCCGAAGATGCCCCCCCCCAAACACCTGTTCCCCAGGATGTGGACGCCCTGAAATCCGATCTTTCGGAGATCAAGGACATCCTTTCGGTGGCAGGTTTCGGCTCCGGGATGCACGCTATCCTATGCAACCATTTTGAATCCGTGGGTGTGCTGGCCTCCCTGCTTCGCTGCGGTATCAGTGAACGACTGGCGGCGGATATTGTGCAAAGAGCCTCGGCAGATCTGACCAAAGACCTTGATAAAGTTTCCCAGATGAAGGCGTTGAAAAAAAATGTGATGGAACTGTGCCTGGATCAATTTCGCACCAAGGATTTCTTCACCCGGCAAAATGCGTCGGAACTTCCCCAGGTGGCGGCCTTTGTGGGCCCGACCGGCGTGGGAAAAACCACCACCATTGCCAAGCTTGCGGCATTCTTAAGCTTTACCCGAAAAATGAAAGTGGGGCTGGTCTCCATAGACAATTACAGAATCGGGGCCTTTGAGCAGCTCAAAGCCTATGCCGGCATCATGGGGCTTGTGTGTATACCGGCCTTTTCACGTAAGGATCTGGCACGGGCCCTGGAGCGGATGAAAGCCATGGATATGGTGCTCATTGATACGGCCGGGCACAGCCACTATGACAAGGAAAAAATTGACGAAATCCTTGAGCTGATCAGAAACGATTTCCAGATCAGCGTTCATTTAACCTTGAGTGTTACCTCTGAATTGATTAATATGAAAGAAGCGGCATCTGCTTTTTCCGTATTTAATCCAGACACCTATGTATTTACAAAGACCGATGAAACAAAAAGATGCGGTAAAATTCTTGACCAGGTGGCAGGCCATGACCTGCCGATATCACTGGTGACCAACGGCCAGAAGGTGCCCGAGGATTTGATTATTCCGGACAACCATGAGCTTTTGAAGATAATTTTAAAACAAGAGCCCAAAGGAGATTAG
- the flhA gene encoding flagellar biosynthesis protein FlhA, which yields MATESVGIWGTMKKESSDILMVVAFIGILMAMILPLHPIILDFFLALNISLGIVVLITTMYTQKPLDFNIFPTLLLVLTLFRLSLNVASTRLILLHGSEGPEAAGAIIMSFGAFVVGGNYVVGLIIFIILVLINFMVITKGAGRIAEVAARFTLDAMPGKQMAIDADLNAGMIDELEAGERRAAIARESEFHGAMDGASKFVRGDAIAGIIITLINIGAGFVIGVVQQGMPLAEALTNYTLLTVGDGLVSQIPALLISAAAGLLVSRSGAENKMGQEFAKHLFSSSTPVMVGGVIVFLMGAIPGLPTIPFMTLGITMGTVAWYFFGQEEKKAEEQQQEIEKAQTQAQEETPGKPEDVDHLLRLDTMELEVGYGLIPLVDKQQDGTLLGRIKAIRRQFATEMGIIVPPIHIRDNLNLTPAQYRLMIKGVEAAGAELMVNHYLAMDPGGAAKEIDGIDTVEPAFNLPALWIPMSREEEAKFAGYTVVDNSTVIATHLTEIIRNNAHNLLSRQDVQHLLDNLAKTSPKVVEELVPNLLSVGAVQKVLQNLLRERISIRDLLTIVETLADFAPAGKDPDLLTEYVRQRVAKGMLAPYLQPGKKLQVMTLDRRLEEILTKNIKRTDHGAYLALEPVLITEFVGAVSKQVEKLITLNTQPVLMTSPTLRRHVRRLIEPSLPNVFVVSHAEIVDDINLQAVGKVSLKNG from the coding sequence ATGGCGACGGAAAGCGTCGGGATATGGGGCACAATGAAAAAAGAATCATCAGACATTCTGATGGTTGTGGCCTTTATCGGTATTCTAATGGCAATGATTCTGCCGTTGCACCCCATTATCCTGGATTTTTTTCTGGCGTTGAATATTTCCCTGGGGATTGTGGTGCTGATCACCACCATGTATACCCAAAAACCCCTTGATTTCAATATTTTTCCCACCCTGCTTCTGGTGCTCACCCTGTTCAGACTTTCGTTGAATGTGGCATCCACCCGGCTGATTCTTCTGCACGGCAGCGAAGGACCCGAAGCGGCCGGGGCGATCATCATGTCTTTCGGTGCCTTTGTGGTGGGCGGCAACTATGTGGTGGGGCTGATTATTTTCATTATTCTGGTGCTCATCAATTTCATGGTCATCACCAAGGGTGCCGGGCGTATTGCAGAGGTGGCCGCCCGGTTTACCCTGGATGCAATGCCCGGCAAACAGATGGCCATTGATGCGGACCTCAATGCCGGTATGATCGACGAACTTGAGGCCGGGGAACGGCGGGCCGCCATTGCCAGAGAATCGGAATTCCACGGTGCCATGGACGGTGCCTCCAAATTTGTCCGGGGTGACGCCATTGCCGGTATTATCATCACCTTGATCAATATCGGTGCAGGCTTTGTCATCGGTGTGGTACAGCAGGGGATGCCCCTTGCCGAAGCGTTAACCAATTACACGTTGCTCACCGTTGGGGACGGCCTTGTCTCCCAGATTCCGGCACTTTTGATTTCTGCGGCTGCAGGTCTTCTGGTCTCCCGGTCCGGTGCGGAAAATAAGATGGGACAGGAATTTGCCAAACATCTGTTTTCCAGCTCCACCCCGGTCATGGTCGGTGGGGTCATTGTTTTTCTCATGGGCGCCATCCCGGGGCTTCCCACCATCCCCTTCATGACATTGGGCATTACCATGGGAACCGTTGCCTGGTATTTTTTCGGCCAGGAAGAGAAAAAAGCCGAAGAACAACAGCAGGAAATTGAAAAGGCCCAGACCCAGGCCCAGGAAGAGACGCCCGGGAAACCCGAGGACGTGGACCACCTGCTGCGTCTGGATACCATGGAACTGGAAGTGGGGTATGGCCTGATTCCCCTGGTGGACAAGCAGCAGGACGGCACGCTTCTCGGGCGAATCAAGGCCATTCGCCGGCAGTTTGCCACGGAGATGGGTATCATCGTACCGCCCATCCACATCCGGGACAACCTGAATTTAACGCCGGCCCAGTACCGCCTTATGATCAAGGGAGTTGAGGCGGCCGGTGCAGAACTCATGGTCAACCACTACCTGGCCATGGATCCGGGGGGCGCCGCCAAAGAAATTGACGGCATTGATACGGTGGAACCGGCTTTTAACCTGCCGGCCCTGTGGATTCCCATGTCCCGGGAAGAGGAGGCCAAGTTTGCCGGATACACGGTGGTGGACAACTCCACGGTAATCGCCACCCACCTGACGGAAATCATCAGAAACAATGCCCACAATCTGCTGAGCCGCCAGGATGTCCAGCATCTTCTGGACAACCTGGCAAAAACCAGCCCCAAGGTGGTCGAGGAGCTGGTGCCCAATCTGTTGAGTGTCGGCGCGGTCCAGAAGGTGCTCCAGAATCTGTTGCGGGAACGTATCTCCATCCGGGATCTGCTGACCATCGTGGAAACCCTGGCGGACTTTGCCCCGGCGGGCAAGGACCCGGACCTGTTGACCGAATATGTGCGCCAGCGGGTGGCCAAGGGGATGCTCGCGCCCTACTTGCAGCCGGGCAAAAAGCTTCAGGTCATGACCTTGGACCGCAGGCTTGAAGAAATTTTAACAAAGAACATTAAACGGACCGACCATGGGGCCTATCTGGCCTTGGAACCCGTCCTGATCACTGAATTTGTCGGCGCCGTATCCAAACAGGTGGAAAAGCTCATCACATTGAACACCCAGCCGGTGCTCATGACCTCGCCCACATTGCGCCGTCATGTCCGCCGGCTCATTGAGCCGTCCCTTCCCAACGTATTTGTGGTCTCCCATGCGGAGATCGTGGATGATATCAATCTCCAGGCTGTGGGAAAGGTGAGTTTAAAGAATGGATAA
- the flhB gene encoding flagellar biosynthesis protein FlhB has translation MAEDPEGGGEKTEDASGRKLNKAREQGQVAKSQEIPSVVIVLAGVTALYVTASFFYQNCVEVFRYNFMFTRVPELNPADLTVMLIYHAKKIFLMCLPVFSAVMIAAVISNIAQVGFHISWQTLEPKLSKLNPISGFKSKFSSSAIVEFLKSLAKLTVISLVCYLATRGDLSEVLTLYDNSIAQILLFLFVKSFWIFIKVCIVMILVAILDYTFQKWKFLEDQKMTKKEVKDERKQTEGDPAVKSKIRQLQMAAARKRMMAAVPQADVVVTNPTHLAVALQYDKEKMDAPGVVAKGAGAVAENIKRIALENDVPIVEDKPLARNLYRVVDIGDQVPLEYYQAVAELLAYVYGLKNN, from the coding sequence ATGGCCGAAGATCCGGAAGGCGGAGGCGAGAAGACCGAAGACGCGTCGGGGAGAAAACTCAATAAGGCAAGGGAACAAGGCCAGGTTGCCAAAAGCCAGGAGATCCCTTCGGTGGTTATCGTATTGGCTGGTGTTACGGCGTTATATGTCACGGCATCTTTTTTCTACCAGAACTGCGTGGAAGTCTTTCGTTATAACTTTATGTTCACCCGGGTACCGGAACTGAACCCGGCGGACCTGACGGTCATGCTGATTTATCACGCCAAAAAGATATTTTTGATGTGTCTGCCCGTATTTTCAGCCGTAATGATTGCGGCGGTTATTTCCAATATAGCACAGGTTGGATTCCACATATCCTGGCAGACCCTGGAACCCAAATTAAGCAAACTAAATCCCATCAGCGGATTCAAATCGAAATTTTCGTCCTCGGCCATCGTCGAATTTTTAAAATCCCTGGCCAAGCTTACCGTGATCTCACTGGTATGCTATCTGGCCACACGGGGTGACCTCTCCGAGGTACTGACCCTGTACGATAACTCCATCGCCCAGATTCTTCTTTTTCTTTTTGTTAAATCGTTCTGGATTTTTATAAAAGTCTGCATTGTCATGATTTTGGTTGCCATACTTGATTATACGTTCCAGAAATGGAAATTTTTAGAAGACCAGAAAATGACCAAAAAAGAGGTCAAGGATGAACGAAAGCAAACCGAGGGAGATCCGGCGGTTAAATCCAAAATTCGCCAGCTTCAGATGGCGGCGGCCAGAAAAAGAATGATGGCGGCCGTGCCCCAGGCGGATGTGGTGGTGACCAACCCGACCCACCTTGCTGTGGCATTGCAGTATGACAAAGAAAAGATGGATGCCCCGGGCGTTGTGGCCAAGGGGGCGGGGGCCGTGGCCGAAAACATCAAAAGGATTGCCCTGGAAAATGATGTCCCCATCGTGGAAGATAAGCCTTTGGCCCGAAATTTGTATAGAGTAGTAGATATTGGCGACCAGGTGCCGCTTGAATATTACCAGGCTGTGGCGGAACTGCTTGCCTATGTTTACGGGCTTAAGAACAATTAG
- the fliR gene encoding flagellar biosynthetic protein FliR — MELLDLLDPIRFRTFMLVLARVSVFLFLFPIFGSNIILNRLKMALALVLTLLFYTVVPVDPARFPEDVPTFGLMLGAEILVGLALGLCLRIFFAGIQMAGQVIGFQIGFAMINVMDPQSGENVSIMDQIGYWVSLIVFLIINGHHIVIMSMVDSFDLVPIGGFVMHSALTPKLLDVGAGLFVTAMKVGAPVIAALTFVNTGFGLIAKFSPQTNVMIVAFPVKIAVGLIFFSMTLPIIAIVTRNYLEPCRKLFLALLFYMGGG; from the coding sequence TTGGAACTGCTTGATCTCCTTGATCCCATTCGCTTCAGGACCTTTATGCTGGTTCTGGCACGGGTGTCCGTATTTTTATTTTTGTTTCCTATTTTTGGGTCCAATATCATTCTCAACAGATTGAAAATGGCCCTTGCCCTGGTCTTAACCCTGCTGTTTTATACGGTGGTGCCTGTTGATCCGGCCCGTTTCCCGGAGGATGTCCCCACTTTTGGCCTGATGCTGGGCGCGGAAATTCTGGTGGGCTTGGCCCTCGGCCTTTGCCTGAGAATTTTTTTCGCCGGCATCCAGATGGCCGGCCAGGTCATCGGCTTTCAGATCGGATTTGCCATGATCAATGTCATGGACCCCCAAAGCGGTGAAAACGTCTCTATTATGGACCAGATCGGTTACTGGGTAAGTCTGATCGTTTTTTTGATAATCAACGGCCACCATATTGTTATTATGTCCATGGTTGACAGCTTTGACCTGGTGCCCATAGGTGGATTTGTGATGCATTCGGCACTCACGCCAAAGCTTTTGGATGTGGGGGCCGGCTTGTTTGTGACGGCCATGAAAGTCGGTGCCCCGGTCATTGCCGCACTGACATTTGTCAACACCGGTTTTGGATTGATTGCAAAATTTTCACCCCAGACCAATGTGATGATTGTGGCGTTCCCGGTGAAAATCGCCGTGGGTCTGATTTTTTTTTCCATGACCCTGCCCATCATCGCCATCGTTACCCGAAATTACCTGGAACCGTGCAGAAAATTATTTCTGGCACTGTTGTTTTATATGGGCGGAGGATAA
- the fliQ gene encoding flagellar biosynthesis protein FliQ encodes MTPEFVIAFAKQAITLTILLAMPMLGLGLVAGLTISVFQAVTQIQEMTLTFVPKILAVFIGLLFAAPWMLEKLMAFTTNVINNIPMYIR; translated from the coding sequence ATGACACCTGAATTTGTAATCGCATTTGCCAAACAAGCCATTACCCTGACCATCCTGTTGGCCATGCCCATGCTGGGGTTGGGCCTGGTTGCGGGTCTGACCATCAGTGTGTTCCAGGCGGTGACCCAGATCCAGGAGATGACCCTGACCTTTGTGCCCAAGATCCTTGCCGTTTTTATCGGGCTTTTGTTTGCCGCACCGTGGATGCTGGAAAAGCTGATGGCCTTTACAACCAATGTTATCAACAATATACCGATGTATATCAGGTGA
- the fliP gene encoding flagellar type III secretion system pore protein FliP (The bacterial flagellar biogenesis protein FliP forms a type III secretion system (T3SS)-type pore required for flagellar assembly.), translating to MMKYARPTSCIGLILLTTVMIAAVADTAYAVTFPIPSLELNVTPAQEPEEVAVVLEIIALLTIISLAPAILILMTPFTRITMVFHFLRQALGTQSSPPNQVIVGLSLFMTFFIIKPVALEIYDKALNPYLEREISYETAFTEAQKPIRKFMLLNTREADIALFVKEADVKKPDTREDVSLLTLIPAYVISEIKTAFIIGFILYVPFLVIDMVVASVLLAMGMMMLPPVMISLPFKLMLFVLVDGWNLIARSMINSFGV from the coding sequence ATGATGAAATATGCCCGGCCGACAAGTTGCATAGGACTTATCTTATTGACAACCGTCATGATCGCAGCCGTTGCGGATACGGCTTATGCCGTGACCTTCCCGATTCCGTCACTGGAGCTGAACGTCACCCCGGCCCAGGAGCCAGAAGAGGTTGCCGTTGTTCTTGAAATCATCGCCTTGTTAACCATTATCTCCCTGGCACCGGCGATTTTGATCCTGATGACGCCGTTTACCCGTATCACCATGGTGTTTCATTTTTTGCGCCAGGCCCTGGGCACCCAGTCAAGCCCCCCCAATCAGGTAATCGTAGGGCTTTCGCTGTTCATGACTTTTTTTATTATCAAGCCCGTGGCGTTGGAAATATATGACAAAGCCTTAAACCCCTATCTTGAACGCGAAATATCCTATGAAACGGCCTTTACCGAAGCCCAGAAGCCCATACGAAAATTTATGCTGCTCAACACCCGGGAAGCCGACATCGCCCTGTTTGTCAAAGAGGCTGACGTGAAAAAACCCGACACCCGGGAGGATGTATCGCTTTTAACCCTGATTCCGGCCTATGTGATTTCCGAGATAAAAACGGCATTTATCATCGGCTTTATTCTGTACGTTCCCTTCCTTGTCATTGACATGGTTGTGGCGTCGGTGCTGCTGGCCATGGGGATGATGATGCTGCCGCCGGTTATGATTTCCCTGCCGTTCAAGCTAATGCTTTTTGTCCTTGTGGACGGCTGGAATTTGATCGCAAGGTCCATGATTAATAGTTTTGGAGTGTAA
- the fliO gene encoding flagellar biosynthetic protein FliO, with amino-acid sequence MEFGKSFGMLFAVLFIFLLILYLVRRFSGRFGNSGPTALIKVLSVHHLSPKEKLVLVAVQEESILIGVSPAGISPIARFDTLPESTAASPSPAINEKFQNILKKSLLKSNTPQKRPANDSSDPGSVSGQGERS; translated from the coding sequence ATGGAGTTCGGCAAAAGTTTTGGTATGCTGTTTGCCGTTCTGTTCATTTTTTTGCTCATCCTTTATCTTGTTCGCAGATTCTCGGGCAGGTTCGGCAACAGCGGCCCAACGGCATTGATAAAGGTGTTATCCGTCCATCACCTCTCGCCCAAAGAAAAACTCGTGCTGGTGGCGGTTCAGGAGGAATCGATTCTCATCGGAGTTTCGCCTGCCGGCATTTCGCCTATAGCCCGTTTTGATACCTTGCCCGAATCGACCGCGGCATCGCCCAGCCCGGCAATCAACGAAAAATTTCAGAACATTCTCAAAAAAAGCCTGTTAAAAAGCAACACGCCGCAGAAAAGGCCCGCAAATGACTCTTCCGATCCTGGTAGCGTGTCCGGTCAAGGAGAGCGATCATGA
- the fliN gene encoding flagellar motor switch protein FliN: protein MVDENGTINDQEMEEEAEHSEEHSARELDFILDIPLELSVELGKTKMLVNDLLQLAQGSIIELNKLAGEPLEVYINRKLIARGEVVVVNEKFGVRLTDVITPIDRVKSLAAEDQ, encoded by the coding sequence ATGGTTGACGAAAACGGCACCATAAATGACCAAGAGATGGAAGAAGAAGCTGAACACAGCGAGGAGCATAGCGCAAGGGAACTGGACTTCATCCTGGACATCCCGCTGGAACTCTCCGTGGAACTGGGCAAGACCAAAATGCTGGTCAACGATCTTTTGCAACTGGCCCAGGGCTCCATTATTGAGTTGAACAAACTGGCCGGAGAGCCCCTGGAGGTTTATATCAACCGCAAGCTCATTGCCAGGGGCGAAGTTGTGGTGGTCAACGAGAAATTCGGCGTGCGTCTCACCGATGTGATCACGCCCATTGACCGCGTCAAATCCCTGGCCGCGGAAGATCAATGA
- the fliM gene encoding flagellar motor switch protein FliM codes for MSEILSQDEVDSLLDGLDSGEVETESDIPEIAEEAIGGVIAYDFTSQDKVVRARMPTFDVINERLSREVRATLSSLLQTNVDVSANPFDTLKFSEFVRSLPVPTSLHVFRMEPLRGHGLVVFESQLVYNLIDTFFGGEALGKARVEGREFTTIEEVMIKKAVVAVLKNIEASWAPIEPVKASLIRSEMNPQFTAIVLPTDLVIVTRFEIELEQAAGNLVVCYPYSMIEPMRHKLSSGVQAEIEEVDYNWRRMIQEVILNSEVDLKILLGKTEITGERLLYMQPGDVIQLDNDASDPLSCFVGGLVKLTGFIGVQRGFQAFKINDKIVTDCEG; via the coding sequence ATGAGCGAAATACTATCCCAGGACGAAGTTGACAGTCTATTAGACGGACTTGATTCCGGAGAAGTAGAAACTGAAAGCGATATACCGGAGATCGCCGAGGAGGCGATCGGGGGTGTCATTGCCTATGATTTCACCAGTCAGGACAAGGTGGTCAGGGCACGAATGCCCACCTTTGATGTCATCAATGAACGCCTGTCCAGGGAAGTTCGGGCCACATTGTCTTCGTTGCTTCAAACCAATGTGGATGTCTCTGCCAACCCCTTTGACACCTTGAAGTTTTCTGAATTTGTCCGCAGCCTTCCGGTGCCCACAAGTCTTCACGTATTCAGGATGGAGCCGCTAAGGGGGCATGGACTGGTGGTGTTTGAAAGCCAGCTGGTTTATAACCTCATTGATACGTTTTTCGGCGGAGAAGCTTTGGGAAAGGCAAGGGTTGAGGGCCGGGAATTCACCACCATTGAAGAGGTAATGATCAAAAAGGCGGTGGTGGCGGTTCTCAAAAATATTGAAGCTTCCTGGGCCCCCATAGAGCCGGTCAAGGCATCCTTGATCCGTTCGGAAATGAACCCGCAGTTCACGGCCATTGTTCTGCCCACGGACCTTGTTATTGTCACCCGCTTTGAAATAGAACTGGAGCAGGCCGCAGGCAACCTTGTGGTCTGTTATCCCTATTCCATGATCGAACCTATGCGCCATAAACTCTCCTCGGGTGTCCAGGCGGAAATTGAAGAGGTGGATTATAACTGGCGACGGATGATCCAAGAGGTCATTCTCAACTCCGAGGTCGATTTAAAAATTCTTCTGGGCAAAACAGAGATTACCGGAGAACGGCTTTTGTATATGCAGCCCGGAGATGTCATCCAACTGGATAACGACGCGTCTGATCCTTTATCCTGTTTTGTGGGAGGGCTTGTGAAACTGACAGGGTTCATTGGGGTTCAGCGGGGATTTCAGGCATTTAAAATCAACGATAAAATTGTAACCGACTGTGAGGGGTAA
- a CDS encoding flagellar basal body-associated FliL family protein produces the protein MTEDLQEKTEDNELIESTGEENGDSEQEPVKKGLIGKLLSGKKKLIIIIVLALFLLGVIGGVLFFLLGGKEEEVPEQPVGEDVVTEESIQAALEDQSKAIFEDIVQLEPFERIFLKQDSKMQFISLGIALEMMDPEFRRQVYAMEPRIRKIIETQVRQMSWMALRTPQGKLKLKFALLGRINQIFPKVAIRHIYFTNFIMQ, from the coding sequence GTGACTGAAGATCTGCAAGAAAAAACAGAAGACAACGAACTGATCGAATCCACAGGCGAAGAAAACGGGGACTCAGAACAAGAACCTGTCAAAAAAGGGTTGATCGGCAAACTGCTGTCCGGGAAAAAAAAGCTGATCATCATTATCGTGCTGGCTCTCTTCTTATTAGGTGTGATCGGCGGCGTGTTATTTTTTCTGCTCGGCGGCAAAGAAGAAGAGGTTCCGGAACAACCGGTCGGCGAAGATGTCGTGACCGAAGAGAGCATCCAGGCCGCCCTGGAAGACCAGAGCAAAGCCATATTTGAAGATATTGTGCAGCTGGAACCCTTTGAACGGATTTTTTTAAAACAAGACTCAAAAATGCAATTTATATCCCTGGGTATCGCCCTTGAAATGATGGACCCGGAATTTCGAAGACAGGTGTATGCCATGGAGCCCAGGATCAGAAAAATAATTGAAACCCAGGTGCGGCAAATGAGTTGGATGGCACTGCGAACCCCCCAGGGAAAACTTAAACTCAAATTTGCGCTTCTGGGCCGAATAAACCAGATATTTCCCAAAGTTGCCATAAGGCATATTTATTTTACTAATTTTATAATGCAGTGA
- a CDS encoding flagellar hook-length control protein FliK: MLSNTSGINALLTESSPTALMGATGSDTAATDNAVSAFQGQLEKTMQQKSSMENTNQENVAVEDTNASLPEGGSVQTEGSPITDEQKPNLSPGQQDTEMTTVEKSNIVVRTAQQKVSDVEDALENGGGTQFLTELKNLLLSLSNGDLDNLSLDENGLEALGDLLVQAGFDPASVEELMSDLTLTFEENTGLISVSDLMADLFELPLAEEEDITQADTLMPTSDLPYIKSLLSMMGVDEQQITAMMDEASEGTRGFDFDDFIEQLKQILKAAEDSGLTYQTEGDDDAYTTLLKQLDLDSFVEDDDTPLTLATLIDAFARKRDLTENNISNPTEQSVAEIFTTDDFDALATRSGRHGLLNQLFSGLTIQNDSEETVDSAIAISANSNAMAKEIETRFQVQFMDQVNPNEVRAKTTAAGQAATNKMTGDVQTDATDADGLLKLSNNISDAGGATKESASRAPIKAAQADGAALEKMNGATSLSGETTSKGSDTQNLMFGVEKSTATSTVGASGTQRTQQAFSTLPDFVTRQVGKSIVRSINTGNNTIQMQLKPPELGKVFMNIDHNGNAVKVSIITEHQSAKDILTANVNEIKTMLSSSGINLESFEVDMSSDFQQSMADARSRNQSTGKKQASRGSDDDAQNDMTDSLTMQATAINDNGSLHFVA; encoded by the coding sequence ATGCTATCCAATACTTCAGGCATCAATGCGTTATTGACGGAAAGTTCTCCAACCGCCCTCATGGGTGCAACCGGCAGTGACACCGCCGCCACAGACAATGCCGTCTCTGCATTTCAAGGGCAGCTGGAAAAAACCATGCAGCAGAAATCCAGCATGGAAAATACAAACCAGGAGAACGTTGCTGTGGAAGACACGAACGCCAGCCTTCCAGAGGGTGGCAGCGTCCAGACCGAGGGCTCACCCATTACCGATGAACAAAAGCCCAATCTCTCACCAGGGCAGCAGGACACTGAAATGACCACGGTGGAAAAATCTAATATTGTGGTCCGCACGGCCCAACAAAAGGTTTCAGATGTTGAAGACGCACTGGAAAACGGCGGCGGCACCCAATTTCTTACGGAGCTGAAAAATCTGCTGTTATCCCTTTCCAACGGCGATCTGGACAATCTATCCCTGGATGAAAACGGGCTTGAAGCACTTGGCGATCTGCTTGTTCAGGCAGGTTTTGACCCGGCGTCCGTTGAAGAACTGATGTCGGACTTGACCCTTACCTTTGAAGAAAACACCGGCTTGATCTCCGTGTCCGATCTCATGGCGGATCTGTTTGAACTCCCCCTTGCCGAAGAAGAGGACATCACCCAGGCAGATACACTCATGCCCACATCTGACCTGCCGTATATCAAGTCCCTTTTATCAATGATGGGGGTGGATGAGCAGCAAATCACCGCAATGATGGATGAAGCCTCCGAAGGAACCCGGGGATTTGATTTCGACGATTTTATCGAACAGTTAAAGCAGATTTTAAAGGCCGCCGAAGACTCCGGCCTGACCTATCAGACAGAGGGTGACGACGACGCCTATACCACCCTCTTAAAGCAGCTTGATCTCGATTCTTTTGTTGAAGACGACGACACACCGCTGACCCTGGCCACGCTCATTGACGCCTTTGCCCGGAAGCGCGACCTAACAGAAAACAATATATCCAACCCGACTGAACAATCCGTAGCAGAAATTTTTACAACAGACGATTTTGATGCCCTGGCAACCCGGTCCGGCCGCCACGGTTTGCTGAACCAGCTTTTTTCCGGATTGACAATTCAGAACGACAGCGAAGAGACCGTTGATTCAGCCATAGCAATCAGCGCGAATTCAAACGCCATGGCCAAGGAAATTGAAACCCGATTCCAGGTTCAGTTCATGGATCAGGTCAACCCAAATGAAGTGCGTGCGAAAACCACTGCTGCAGGCCAGGCCGCCACCAATAAAATGACCGGTGATGTTCAAACAGACGCAACCGATGCGGACGGATTACTTAAATTATCCAACAATATCTCAGATGCAGGGGGCGCAACCAAGGAATCGGCCTCCCGGGCGCCTATCAAAGCAGCCCAGGCCGATGGGGCAGCACTGGAAAAAATGAATGGCGCCACGTCATTGTCGGGGGAGACAACATCCAAGGGGTCTGACACCCAGAACCTTATGTTCGGTGTGGAAAAATCAACCGCCACATCCACGGTGGGCGCTTCGGGCACCCAGCGTACCCAACAGGCCTTTTCCACACTGCCCGACTTTGTCACCCGACAGGTGGGCAAAAGCATTGTCCGGTCAATCAATACCGGCAACAACACCATCCAAATGCAACTCAAGCCCCCTGAGTTAGGCAAGGTCTTCATGAACATTGACCACAACGGCAATGCCGTAAAGGTCAGCATCATTACCGAACACCAGTCGGCAAAAGATATTCTGACAGCCAATGTCAATGAAATCAAAACCATGCTCTCTTCATCGGGCATTAATCTTGAGAGTTTTGAAGTTGATATGAGCAGCGATTTTCAGCAGTCCATGGCCGATGCGCGTTCCCGGAACCAGTCAACCGGAAAGAAGCAGGCCTCCCGAGGCTCCGATGACGATGCCCAGAACGATATGACAGATAGTTTAACGATGCAGGCCACGGCGATCAATGATAACGGCTCCCTGCATTTTGTTGCATAA